agatccttgcttgcgagtactttggatgagtactcacggttgcttttctccccccttttccccctttcctttctacctggttgttgcaaccagatgctggagtccaggagccagacgtcaccgtcgacgacgactactacatgggaggtgcctactactacgtgcaggttgctgacgacgaccaggagtagtttagggggaacccaggcaggaggcctgcgcctctttcgatctgtatcccagtttgggctagccatcttatggcaacttgtttaacttatatctgtactcagatattgttgcttccgttgactcgtctatgatcgagcatttgtattcgagccctcgaggcccctggcttgtattatgatgcttgtatgacttattttattttagagttgtattgtgatatcttcccgtgagtccctgatcttgatcgtacacgtttgcgtgtatgattagtgtacgattgaatcgggtgcGTCACATGAATATAGCATATACAACTAGCACATGTACGAGGGATGAACAAATCATACCCTTCCGGTTGACCTAGCCAACACGACGGCGACATCAGCAGCCTCGAGTTCGTCCGTGTccttcttcttggcggcggcgTCTTCGACCATGGTGTCGACGGAGGgaaagtagtggaagcagaggaggGCGGAGACGGATCTGGAGCAGTCATGTTGAGACGCTCCCaaaaaaccttattgccgttctcccgggcaggatctcaAACGACAGGGTTacgaggcacctgctctcccgaccaaccATGCACGCGATCGCTGGAAGCAGCACAGAGAGAGGAACAGTAGATGGTCCTGGGCCGCAAACAACCCACGGTCCAACATCTCGGACGGTGGCACTTCCATAagcgactcgttaattaatccATATGGATTAATTAACCATTCTTGACCGACAAAAATAAGTCTCGGCTCATTCCTGCGCCGCGCATGCGTCATGACGAGGCGAGGcaggcggcagaggaggaggagcgcgtATGTACATCTCCGTTTTCCAAGCTCACAATGGCATGTGGTAGGGCaacccttataaaggggtctcacTCTTCTTATAtggtactaaacttcccaccacttgccatgcacgccttTGAGATTAATCAGGGATTATTGtgttatatgggcctaagcccatctaTAATCCAACACCTGTAGTGGGAACCATGATAAAGATTCACATTGTGCCGCGCCGAGGATAGCGTCCAGTCTTGTTGCACTCAATACTGCAACAAGGGAAAATGGAGAGAGAGCAGGTTCACGCGGGTCCCAACCCAAAGAAAGAAAAAGCCCATCCATCAACCATCATCTTCTCCCTCCCGTGACTCTGCTCCCTCCCCCACCCAGTCCTTCCTGCTCCCTCCCTCTATTCTTCCACTTCACTCCCCCCTCAATCACTCGCCACCCACCTCCTTCCTGCTCTGCTCTCCTTCCACACCACATTCCAGTTTGCCAACACCACATTCCACTATTGAGCGGTGTCCACGACCTTGTCCTCAATAGTCGTCACACCGTCAAGGCCGTTGGCAAACTGGCATTTGTATCCTCACGCTGCTGCTGGTCTGCTACCAGCCCTGCAGGTGATCAAGTAGAGGATGCAAGACAACAGGTTAGCTGTTCCGCTTGGCCGCGTGCTAGGAAGAGATCACACGGCAATTCCTCCTCAGCGTCAAATGCCAATCAGGAGATCAGCGGATGCATGCCCAAGCTCGGTAAACTCCTGCCTTGCTCATCTTCCCCAGATGTTCCTGATGATAATCCTGTCCAGTCAACTATTTTTGGTGCGCCACTGAGAGAGCATGCGGAAGAGACACCAATGCAGGAGTTTAACAGGGCTGTTATCTCAGAGAGAATGAAGTGCATTGTAGAGCAACTACAGCCCTTGCGTACAGAGTTCACCACTATTCTGCAGAGTTGTGGCCATAACACTGTTCCAGGCATTACCCATAGTCGTCCCCTCACCACTGCTCGAAGTATAGAGCCAAAATTGTATGGGAGGGATCAGATCGTGAAAAACATCATACATGATATAACCAAGGGTAAATGTCAGAACAAGGATCTAACTGTGCTTCCGATTGTCGGTCCGGGTGGGATAGGGAAAACAGCTCTGATACAACACACATATCATCCTAAAGACGTCCGAAATCATTTTCAAGTACTGATCTGGGTATGTGTATCCCTCAGTTTCAATGTAAGTAAGCTGCTTGAAGATATTAAAAATGATATCCCTGAGGTTAAAGAGGAAAAAGGGGGTAAACCGGATGAGTTGATTGAACAAAGATTGAAATCTAAAAGGTTTTTGCTTGTATTGGATGATATATGGGGGATTAGTACTGAGGATGATTGGGAAAAGTTATTGCTGCCACTCAAAACATCAGAAGAAAAGGGCAACATGATTCTACTCACAACCCGGTTTCCAGCAGTAGCAAAGATGGTTGGAACAATTGACCATTCAATAAATTTGGAAGGTTTGGAACCTAACTATTTTAGGGAGTTATTCCATGCAATTGTCTTTGGTGATGACCAATGTAGACAAGATCACATTTTTTTGCTTGAGACCGGTGAAAAGATAATGGTAAAACTAAAGGGATCCCCGCTTGCAGCAAAAACTGTTGGTAGATTACTGAGAAAAGGCCTTAATTTACGTCATTGGAGAAAGGTATTAGAAAGTAAAGAGTGGGAGAGACAGACTGGTGAAAATGACATTATGACTGCCTTGAAGCTTAGCTATGACTATCTTCCTTTTGAACAACAACAATGTTTCTCATATTCTGCATTGTTTCCCGAAGATTACGGATATAGTGCCACCGAGCTAATCGACTTGTGGATAGGACTTGGTATTTTGCAACCTGATGGTCAGAACCCAACATTGGAAACTAAAGGTTTGAATAATTTAAATGATTTGGTCACACATGGATTTTTCAGAGAAGAAATTTTGTGTGGTCGTCTGCGTTATGTAATGCATGACCTACTACATGATTTAGCATTGAAGGTTGCATCGAATGAATGTCTTACTATGCATCATTCAACTGTGGGGCCTGTAGAAATTCATCCAAGCATACACCACTTGTCTATAATCGTAGATGGTAATGATACAGTGTCTCATGAAAACTTCAAGAGTCAACTGAGAAAACTGAAGACAAGATTGAAGGTTAAACAATTGCATACTTTGATGTTATTTGGAGTTATGGATGAAATCATGGCCAACATTTTGGGTGATTTGTTTAGGGAAGCAAGTGCTCTTCGTGTTCTCTGCTTGGTTAATATGTCGCCTTCTGTGGAGTCCATGTTACATAAATTTCCAACACTTATCCACCTACGATACCTACGTCTGGGAAAAAGGTACGGGACAGAGAGGCATTTACCACTTGCCATTTCTAGATTTTATCATTTGAGGATTCTGGATCTAAGATGGCAGTATGACTGTCGTGATTTGCTCAAAGACTTGAGCAACCTTGCAAAATTGTGTCGTTTTTATACCCCAACAGATGAGTTACATTCTGATATTTTTAATGTGGGAAAACTTAAACTCTTAGAAGAGTTGAAGAAATTTAGAGTCAATAAAGAAAGTGAAGGATTTGAACCAGAGCAACTAGAACATTTGACCGAACTAAGGGAGCTTGGCATCTATAACCTTGAGAATATACACACGAAAGAAGAAGCAGCCAAAGCAAAAGTGATAGAGAAAAACTACTTGGAGAGGTTAACATTGGATTGGGATAGTAACCGGTCTAATAGTGAGCCTGATGTGGAAGCAATGGTTCTTGAGAGCCTTCAACCACATAAATATCTTAAAGAATTGTGCATTAGAGGGCACAGAGGCCCTTTTTGTCCAACATGGTTGGATGATGAGCCTGATGTTGAACTTCTACAATCTCTTCATCTCGATGATGTTTCATGGGAAAATCTTCCTTCTTTCGGGAAGATGTTGGATCTTCATACATTAATATTGAAACATATTGCCGCAATGAAGGAGTTTGTCATAGAGCGAAGCTTTTCTAGGCTGATAAGGCTTGAACTTGTTGGCTTGGAAAGTTTTGGAGAATGGGtactatcacaggattctcatcatatGTTTCCTCTTTTGCAAGAACTGATTATAAGGGACTGTCCTAATCTTTTGGAGCTGCCATTTTCAAACCACATTGCTTACCCACCAGATCAAGACTGGAACAGTGATTCGTTTGCCAAATTGCAAGTGCTTGAGATTCAAAACTGTCCAGAATTCTTGTTAGTGCATCGTATCCCGTGGACTGAAACTTTACATAGTGTCTTTATAATGGATGTAAAGCTACTACAAGACCTAGAATATACAAAGTACGACTCAAAATCATCCAAATTGGTGGTTACTGGGAAGGATGAACTGCGCAGCTTAGATCAGGTGTTAGCATTCAATAACCTGACAGGGCTCGAGTGTCTGGAACTTGACAAGTGCCCACCTCTAGAGTTGAAGCACATTGTGATGTTAAACTCAGTGAAGTATTTGGATGTAGTATCAGGTGATCTGGTTGGGCTATTAGGTCGTCAGAATGATTTTGAATGGCAGCTCCCTGTTGAGCATCTTGTGGTCAAGGACTTACGTGGTGCTAGTGGGAAGCAATTGACAGAGCTCCTCTGCCACCTCCCAAGGCTCTCCGAATTGTATATCAAAGAGTGTAAAAATATAACAAAACTTACAGTGGGGGTGGATCTGCAACAAACAATATCAGCAGCAAAATCAGAGGTTGAGCAGGAGAAAGAAGATGATGGGCTGGTGCTCTTCCCGGCCAATCTCTCTAACTCACTACAGCTGTTGGCCATCGGGGGATGCCCAGAACTGGTCCTGGTGGACCCTTCAAGTTTTATTCCTGAAAGAGGAGGAGAGTTCCCAGGCCTGCGATCCCTCGAGATGTTAGAAATTATTCACAACCCCAAGATACTATCTGGCGTCTCGTTTTCCTGCTGCTTTTCCCCGTCCTCTCTGCAAGAGCTCCGTCTCGAACATGTGGAAGACATGGGGACGCTGGAGCCCCTCTCAGACCTCACATCTCTCACCCGATTACAATTGTCGGATTGCGGAAAGGATCTAAGATGCAAGGGCTTGAGGCCTCTCCTTACCGCCGGGGGACAGCTCACATCATTAGAGGTCCGCGGCAGCCCTAGATTCTTTGCTGGATGGGATCCTAATCATCCTAGTCAGGTGATGCAGGACGGAGGAAAAGAGCAGGAGCTGCAGCAACTACAGCTAGTTTCTCCTCCGAGTTCATCCAAACTGCAGTTTCTCCATACAGATGAGGCCATGGGGCTCCTTGTTGTGCCCATCTGCAGCTTCCTGTCCTCCTCCCTCACCCACTTGCACCTTGATGGGATCTCCCAAGAGATGGAACGCTTCACCAAGGAGCAAGAGGACGCTCTCCACCTCCTAACCTTCCTCCAGCACCTCCAGTTTTATGGATTCATCAAGCTTCAGAGCCTCCCTTCAGTACTGCACAAGCTTACTAACCTCAAGCTATTAAGGGTTGTGGTATGTCCGGCCATCCGGTCATTGCCCGAGGATGGCCTCCCCAAATCACTCCAAGAATTAGATGTATACACGTGCCGCAACGAGAATCTAAAACAGCAGTGCAGGGGGTTAGGGGGAACCATCCCAAAAATCAAGCTGTAAGAATTTGACTGACCCAAGGTACAGCTAACTTGTTTGTTCCCATCACTTTCCAGATCCCACCATTACCCTTGTTTTTTTCCTGCATTGTAATCGTCTGACCAGTGTTTGTTTCCATCTGCTATGCAGGCCTGTGCCTTGGAGACCCCCTCGTACATTCTTCTAGTCTTGTAGAGCTCAACTCTCGCCACACATGCACACTTGCCACATGGATGAGGGTCTTTGTGGCCATCTTCTTCCTTCCTCTACATAAATTtggtaagtactccctccgttcctaaatataagtctttgtagagacatactgatgtatatagacacatttttgagtgtagattcactcattttgctctgtatgtagtccatgttGAAATCTTTACaaatgacttatatttaggaacggagggagtacatttaaaCTAGAACTTTCCTTACTCCGGCTGTACCATATCAATTATTTAAGATGTCTTCTCCACTCTCCTTGTCTTCTTACTCTCACTTTGAGAAAGATAATTACTTCTGGAAGTTTGCTTGTTTTTTCTTCCTAGATGAGAATCATGCAGTCTGTCATGTATTAACATTTGTTTTGGTTTTCTGTGTAGGTGTTCTTATGTTCGTTCTCATAGGTTTCTATGTACTTTTCAACTGCATTTGGGTTTTCATTACTCATCGAAGACTTGGTGGTCTACTTGGCTAGTTCGGGTGTGGAATTGAAATATCACCATGGCATAATTCAGGAATGAATTAATACTTCGGTGCTACACTACAAATATAATGGCCATCTTCTTCCTTCCTATTAATAAATATGGCAAGTACATTGAACTGAAACTTTACTCCTGATGTACCATATATCAATTATAACAACTTCCACTTATAATCGTGCTATATCATATATCCATTTTTCTTCCCAAGACAGTGAAAATGCTTCTCCTACGAAATCATATCtaattgttgttttttccatgcGCCTTGTCTTCTTACTCACAAGTATTATCGGTTAATGTCTCTTGAGTGTTCCTTTGTTTTTCAGGAAATCTGTTTGTATTCATCATTTGTTTTGGTTTTCTGTGCAGTTGTTCTCATGTTTGTTCCCGTAGCTTCCTACATATTTTCTATGTAATTTCGGTGGCCGTCACTCATCAAGATTCGGTGGTGTACAAACTGTACATGATTAGTTCAAGTGTCAAGATCAAATATCACCATGGAATGTTGTAGAATAAATCAGGCTTCGATGTTCTGCTCCTGAGGTTTGCCATTTTCTGACTCACTAAGTACTATTTAATGTGGCAAGTGACCTGATATTCACTCATACTGGTACAGAATTCCCTACTAGACCTTGAATATGCACTTTCAGTTATTTTATCCTAACATGTTCTTTGCTTAGCAGGTCTGCTTGTGATATGGATTTTATAGGAATCACATACTCTATTATGTTCCATCTTTAAGAGATATCAGGTGTATTTTCTGTTACAATTCAGTGATGATTTTTTTAGGATCCTGATATTTTGAATAAATATAATCAAATTATGCTCTTTCTTGAAAATAAGAATGAAGGTATGCTCTTGTGAGAGCTCGAACCATACATACAATAGTCACCAACAGACTTACGAAGCTGCACAAATGTCAACATAATATGGCATcatatgatttttatttattttcacaTATTAATTATCATGTTATGCTTCGCAGGTCTTATAAATAT
Above is a window of Triticum dicoccoides isolate Atlit2015 ecotype Zavitan chromosome 5B, WEW_v2.0, whole genome shotgun sequence DNA encoding:
- the LOC119310474 gene encoding disease resistance protein RGA2-like translates to MRHDEARQAAEEEERVFCQHHIPLLSGVHDLVLNSRHTVKAVGKLAFVSSRCCWSATSPAGDQVEDARQQVSCSAWPRARKRSHGNSSSASNANQEISGCMPKLGKLLPCSSSPDVPDDNPVQSTIFGAPLREHAEETPMQEFNRAVISERMKCIVEQLQPLRTEFTTILQSCGHNTVPGITHSRPLTTARSIEPKLYGRDQIVKNIIHDITKGKCQNKDLTVLPIVGPGGIGKTALIQHTYHPKDVRNHFQVLIWVCVSLSFNVSKLLEDIKNDIPEVKEEKGGKPDELIEQRLKSKRFLLVLDDIWGISTEDDWEKLLLPLKTSEEKGNMILLTTRFPAVAKMVGTIDHSINLEGLEPNYFRELFHAIVFGDDQCRQDHIFLLETGEKIMVKLKGSPLAAKTVGRLLRKGLNLRHWRKVLESKEWERQTGENDIMTALKLSYDYLPFEQQQCFSYSALFPEDYGYSATELIDLWIGLGILQPDGQNPTLETKGLNNLNDLVTHGFFREEILCGRLRYVMHDLLHDLALKVASNECLTMHHSTVGPVEIHPSIHHLSIIVDGNDTVSHENFKSQLRKLKTRLKVKQLHTLMLFGVMDEIMANILGDLFREASALRVLCLVNMSPSVESMLHKFPTLIHLRYLRLGKRYGTERHLPLAISRFYHLRILDLRWQYDCRDLLKDLSNLAKLCRFYTPTDELHSDIFNVGKLKLLEELKKFRVNKESEGFEPEQLEHLTELRELGIYNLENIHTKEEAAKAKVIEKNYLERLTLDWDSNRSNSEPDVEAMVLESLQPHKYLKELCIRGHRGPFCPTWLDDEPDVELLQSLHLDDVSWENLPSFGKMLDLHTLILKHIAAMKEFVIERSFSRLIRLELVGLESFGEWVLSQDSHHMFPLLQELIIRDCPNLLELPFSNHIAYPPDQDWNSDSFAKLQVLEIQNCPEFLLVHRIPWTETLHSVFIMDVKLLQDLEYTKYDSKSSKLVVTGKDELRSLDQVLAFNNLTGLECLELDKCPPLELKHIVMLNSVKYLDVVSGDLVGLLGRQNDFEWQLPVEHLVVKDLRGASGKQLTELLCHLPRLSELYIKECKNITKLTVGVDLQQTISAAKSEVEQEKEDDGLVLFPANLSNSLQLLAIGGCPELVLVDPSSFIPERGGEFPGLRSLEMLEIIHNPKILSGVSFSCCFSPSSLQELRLEHVEDMGTLEPLSDLTSLTRLQLSDCGKDLRCKGLRPLLTAGGQLTSLEVRGSPRFFAGWDPNHPSQVMQDGGKEQELQQLQLVSPPSSSKLQFLHTDEAMGLLVVPICSFLSSSLTHLHLDGISQEMERFTKEQEDALHLLTFLQHLQFYGFIKLQSLPSVLHKLTNLKLLRVVVCPAIRSLPEDGLPKSLQELDVYTCRNENLKQQCRGLGGTIPKIKL